The Phragmites australis chromosome 13, lpPhrAust1.1, whole genome shotgun sequence DNA window ATTCTATATatcagtgatttttttttttcaaaattaaatattgCATTCCTCTCCAAAATTCTGGAAATTTTAATTCCTCTCCAAAATTCTGGTGGCGATCTAGCAGAGTAGTTGCGGACTTTGAAAGTCCAAGCGAGACTGGTTGACTATGGAGACCGATCGATGAACGTATTTTCCGATTCGTGCATGGTGCCAGAAAATTGACCACCTTCCTACCTTCGACTACTTTTCATGCCAAACATTTGTCTCTGGACTTATCTTTTCCATATAAAGAAAAACAGAGTACTGCTGGAGTTAAGTTTGGCCATGATTTTGACAAAACAGCAAGCTAGTATGGATTGCTAATCTGTTATACTTCTCGACACCTTTCGCAAATTATGATCCAGCTTCAGTTTGCTCCAAAACTAACCTTGAATTCAACACAGTGCCGTCAAACGGCATTAGCTGTCCGGTTCACTCATCCATCAAGTGTCAAGAATGCCGTCGGCTCATATTAAAACGCACCGAAGATCATTGTATGGGCACACACACGAGTTGCCTGCGCAATCTTTTGGAGATCCAGCCGGTTACATCAGGGGCACGAATTTCTTTTCGTTCTTTAAAGGCGGTCGAGATGGCGATAAAGGTAGCCGGCCTGCCCTTTGAACGGGGTCACTAATACTACTCACTACACGCTAATTCGCCAGATTTAGGGCAGCTCTAATGGTTTAGTTAGCTCTAGAACCCTAAGTGCTTGAAAGGATCTAGTCTGACCATTTGGAACGGGGACGGAATGCACTTGTGCTTTAACCACTTTAGACCTTCACCTTCTGCTACTGTTGACAAAGTACTAGAACAATTCATAACCGACGAACGCTTTTCTGAAAATGTAAAACTTGCACCGACTTGGTTTTCTGCTACTGTTCCATAACCGAGCTTCAGTTGGGCGAGCACTGAAAAGATGATTACCGCGTCTGCACAGCAGGTGGTTGGACCGCACGAGCACTTTCAGTATGGTCCCATCCATAATCCATACCATAAGCGCTTTGCTTAGTTGATTAGTGTGCAACTGCAGCTGTTTATCAAAGGCAACATATGAGACTTAAAACTCATGACCTCGAATACCACGTAAAAGCGTAATCTCAAATAATGATCCAGCCGAAGTTGCTGCAGTGGTAATTTTCATAGCTTTAATTTTACGAGTTGAGAGTTATTATTTTCCCCACCTTTTGATAGAGAAACCGGCGACTCTGTTTTATTTTCAAGAGAGGTCGGATGAAATCACGTACTCGCAAGAATTCCACACCAAGAACATAAAGCAGAAAATGAGGTGCCGACCTTTTGGACTTGGAGGGCTTAAATTAAACACCCGCACGTACATCGAAGATTGAGCATGATGCAAGACGAAGGGACCTGAAAAAAAGGCATCGTAAAATATCAGGCAAAGCAACCTAAAAGAAATGGTAAACCTCAGCCGAGATGAGTGACTAGATGAGGAGCAGACGGCAGCCAGCAACGCATGCGACTTCCCCGCGACGAGACAAAGCAGGTCACCGAACAAGTTGCCTCCTCCCTCGTCCCTTTTCATTTCATGGTCGGAAAGCAAAAGAATCCAAGAACCTTCGTGCAGCCATCCCTTTCTTTTCACCCGGTCAAGCCAGCTCAGCTCGCAATTGCGAGCTTCCTCGTCCTCGGTCCAGAAGAAAGTAAGCAGTAAAAAGGTGTGAGAACATCCAGCTCTCCTCTGTCCACGGAGCAGGCTAGTTTTGAGAGCAGCTCCACACAAATGGACATGTCGATACTGACGCATCGACTGTTAGAAATTTGGACCACTTATCTTAGTAATGTACTGCTCCTGCTCACGTACGAGTAGTGATTTCACGTGAGGGGGGTGGGGCGCAGTGTACGTGTGCGGTGGAGAGGTGCACGCCCCCGTGCATGCAAAACAAGCGCCTGCCCGCCCGCCGGCAGGGTGGTAGCGGATACGGAAACGGAAGCGAGCGTTGTAGCGGACCACGCGGCACACGGCGCGATGCCGTGGGTCCTACGCGTAATTCCTCGCCGAGTAGAGCGAAGTCGTTGATCCGGGGTCGCGGGTCGCTCGGCTCACGGCACCGCACCGCACCACGCAATCCGACGCTACCCCCGCCCGCGCGGCCCAACCTTTCCCGCTCACCCTCACCCCTCCctccacggctccacctccCGCTTTATATAGCCAGCTCTCTCCGCTTCCCGGATCACCGCTCTCCCATCCACGCATCGCCACCACGCCATATCGGCATACCTGCAGCACATCGCCTCGCCTTCCCCCAAGACGCAGACGCGCCAAGACCGGACGAACGCCTCCGTCCCGGCCAGCATGGGCTTCCCGGTGGGCTACTCGGAGCTGGTTCTCCCGAAGCAGatgctccacctcctcctcctgctcggcTACTTCCGCCGCTTCCTCCTCTGGGCGTTCCACGCCGTCGGCCTCGGCGACCTGCTGGATCTCGGGGACGACCACCAGGCGCTGCTGCAGGACCACCACGCGCTGGGGGACCCGCCGCAGGGGGCGCCGCAGCTGCTGCAGCTCAGCCGACCAGAGTTCCGGCTGGTGCCGGCGATGGTCATCGAGGAGGTGCTCCCAGTGGTGCGGTTCGACGAGCTGGTGGCCGCATCCCCCGCGGCGTGCGTCAGTGGGGACTGCGCGGTGTGCCTCAgcggcatcggcggcggcgacgaggtgCGGAGGCTCAG harbors:
- the LOC133889125 gene encoding brassinosteroid-responsive RING protein 1-like, with protein sequence MGFPVGYSELVLPKQMLHLLLLLGYFRRFLLWAFHAVGLGDLLDLGDDHQALLQDHHALGDPPQGAPQLLQLSRPEFRLVPAMVIEEVLPVVRFDELVAASPAACVSGDCAVCLSGIGGGDEVRRLSNCRHVFHRGCLDRWMEHDQRTCPLCRAPLIPDEMASGLWAAAAGVPDASDFDFSYFGAPLTPVPLPTLLRPHELLLSGLGGYQ